The following are encoded together in the Nocardioides thalensis genome:
- a CDS encoding peptidoglycan D,D-transpeptidase FtsI family protein — MSRPSTQARRPASARAPRRGSPNVRLRVGFLGIAIVLSIFAARLVQLQGIDPAQYAEMAAAEGTESVIIPSERGEILDRNGEPLAESVDALMIVADPALTSDDASDLARILSNRLDIDYIRTLERLRVEDSRFQYVARQVPASLAADVVADTREQGYSGLFTERDPLRVYPGKYTAANLVGFLGTPRRDGSARALAGLEASFDEFLAGVDGEARYEVGAGNTIPLGDNTVTPAVDGTDLQTTIDSDLQWYTQRVLQQTVEGAGGSSGMAVIMDRHTGELLSVADYPSYDASQPQEFADQKHLFKSSALTDVYEPGSVEKVLTLASLIDAGYATNRTKITVPPVLNRQDRPIGDYWEHGTLRLTLAGVLAKSSNIGTVIAADRFKRGELRRYLTAYGLGRRTGIGIGGETRGILPNGAEWTPQVDDRIAFGQSLSVNAIQMIAAVNTIANGGVRVDPSLIKGSATLDDGTRVGTDDATERQVISEDAAHQTTLMMERVIDPEAGVAPGAAVPGYRVAGKTGTAQRVGESGVYDSTTVSFAGFAPAEDPRFTIYVVVHDPREGSGGGSVAGPAFSKLMSYTLRRYAVPRSDTRPSQIPVEW; from the coding sequence TTGAGCCGACCGAGCACCCAGGCACGCCGCCCCGCCTCCGCGCGGGCGCCGCGTCGCGGATCGCCGAACGTGCGCCTGCGCGTCGGCTTCCTCGGGATCGCGATCGTGCTCTCGATCTTCGCTGCCCGGCTGGTGCAGCTGCAGGGCATCGACCCGGCGCAGTACGCCGAGATGGCCGCCGCGGAGGGCACCGAGTCGGTGATCATCCCCTCGGAGCGCGGCGAGATCCTCGACCGCAACGGCGAGCCGCTGGCCGAGTCCGTCGACGCGCTGATGATCGTCGCCGACCCCGCGCTGACGTCCGACGACGCGAGCGACCTGGCGCGGATCCTCTCCAACCGGCTCGACATCGACTACATCCGCACCCTCGAGCGGCTCCGCGTCGAGGACAGCCGGTTCCAGTACGTCGCCCGCCAGGTGCCGGCCAGCCTGGCCGCCGACGTCGTCGCCGACACCCGCGAGCAGGGCTACAGCGGGCTGTTCACCGAGCGCGACCCGCTCCGGGTCTACCCGGGCAAGTACACCGCCGCCAACCTGGTCGGCTTCCTCGGCACCCCGCGCCGCGACGGATCGGCCCGCGCGCTCGCCGGCCTCGAGGCGTCGTTCGACGAGTTCCTCGCCGGAGTCGACGGCGAGGCGCGCTACGAGGTGGGTGCCGGCAACACCATCCCGCTCGGCGACAACACCGTGACCCCCGCGGTCGACGGCACCGACCTCCAGACCACCATCGACAGCGACCTGCAGTGGTACACCCAGCGGGTGCTCCAGCAGACCGTCGAGGGCGCCGGCGGCAGCTCCGGCATGGCCGTGATCATGGACCGCCACACGGGAGAGCTCCTCAGCGTCGCCGACTACCCGTCCTACGACGCGTCGCAGCCGCAGGAGTTCGCCGACCAGAAGCACCTCTTCAAGTCGTCCGCGCTCACCGACGTCTACGAGCCCGGCTCGGTCGAGAAGGTGCTGACGCTCGCCTCGCTGATCGACGCGGGCTACGCCACCAACCGCACCAAGATCACGGTGCCGCCGGTGCTCAACCGCCAGGACCGGCCGATCGGCGACTACTGGGAGCACGGCACGCTCCGGCTGACGCTCGCCGGCGTGCTCGCCAAGTCGTCCAACATCGGCACGGTGATCGCCGCCGACCGGTTCAAGCGCGGCGAGTTGCGGCGGTACCTCACCGCCTACGGCCTGGGCCGGCGCACCGGCATCGGCATCGGCGGCGAGACCCGCGGCATCCTGCCCAACGGCGCCGAGTGGACGCCGCAGGTCGACGACCGGATCGCGTTCGGCCAGTCGCTGTCGGTCAACGCGATCCAGATGATCGCCGCGGTCAACACGATCGCCAACGGCGGCGTCCGCGTCGACCCCAGCCTGATCAAGGGCAGCGCGACGCTCGACGACGGCACCCGGGTCGGCACCGACGACGCCACCGAGCGCCAGGTGATCAGCGAGGACGCCGCCCACCAGACGACGCTCATGATGGAGCGTGTGATCGATCCCGAGGCAGGCGTCGCCCCCGGCGCCGCGGTCCCCGGCTACCGCGTCGCCGGCAAGACAGGTACGGCGCAGCGGGTCGGCGAGAGCGGCGTCTACGACTCGACCACGGTCTCCTTCGCCGGGTTCGCGCCCGCCGAGGACCCGCGGTTCACCATCTACGTCGTGGTCCACGACCCCCGCGAGGGCAGTGGCGGTGGCTCGGTCGCCGGCCCGGCGTTCTCCAAGCTGATGAGCTACACGCTGCGGCGCTACGCCGTGCCGCGGTCCGACACCCGTCCGTCCCAGATCCCCGTCGAGTGGTGA
- a CDS encoding UDP-N-acetylmuramoyl-L-alanyl-D-glutamate--2,6-diaminopimelate ligase, with product MAAPRPAHPVAVALARVVELAGEGATTEPSDAGRVPITGVTLDSRRVQPGDLYAALPGSRAHGAQFVEQAAASGAVAVLTDPAGLERSRAAGLATVVVPDPRRVLGAVSAGVYGEPAGALRMIGVTGTQGKTTVTRLIDGALGAAGVRSAVIGTVGTRIGGADVRTALTTPEAPDLHGLFAAMKEQEVVGCAMEVSSHALVLGRVDGVVFDVAVFLNLGRDHLDFHADVEDYFAAKASLFTPERARLALVNVDDEFGRRLAAEATIPVRTLSARGEADWTATDVVAGPTGSRFTVRGPGGVTVETSVGLPGDFNVANGLAAIASAAEAGHDLEAVAAGLAVAGGVPGRLERVDDRGPVPVYVDYAHKPDALEAVLRTLRPVTTGRLVLVIGAGGDRDRGKRPVMGRIASELADVVVVTDDNPRSEDPAAIRDEVLRGATGAAEVVEIGDRRAAIAEALDRARPGDLVVIAGKGHETGQEVGGVVHPFDDREVARELLGGSA from the coding sequence ATGGCAGCGCCCCGCCCGGCTCACCCGGTCGCGGTCGCGCTCGCCCGGGTCGTGGAGCTTGCGGGAGAGGGTGCGACGACGGAGCCGTCCGACGCCGGCCGGGTGCCGATCACCGGGGTGACCCTCGACTCGCGGCGGGTGCAGCCGGGCGACCTCTACGCGGCGCTGCCCGGCTCGCGCGCGCACGGTGCGCAGTTCGTGGAGCAGGCGGCGGCGTCGGGCGCGGTCGCCGTACTGACCGATCCCGCGGGGCTCGAGCGGTCCCGGGCGGCGGGCCTGGCCACCGTCGTCGTCCCCGACCCGCGCCGCGTGCTCGGTGCGGTGTCCGCCGGCGTCTACGGCGAGCCGGCGGGGGCGCTGCGAATGATCGGCGTCACCGGCACCCAAGGAAAGACCACCGTGACCCGGCTGATCGACGGCGCCCTCGGCGCCGCGGGAGTGCGGTCCGCGGTCATCGGCACCGTCGGCACCCGCATCGGCGGCGCCGACGTCAGGACCGCGCTCACCACGCCCGAGGCGCCCGACCTGCACGGGCTCTTCGCCGCCATGAAGGAGCAGGAGGTCGTCGGCTGCGCGATGGAGGTGTCGAGCCACGCGCTCGTGCTGGGCCGGGTCGACGGCGTCGTGTTCGACGTCGCGGTCTTCCTCAATCTCGGTCGCGACCACCTGGACTTCCACGCCGACGTCGAGGACTACTTCGCCGCGAAGGCGTCGCTGTTCACGCCCGAGCGGGCACGGCTCGCGCTGGTCAACGTCGACGACGAGTTCGGCCGCCGGCTCGCGGCCGAGGCCACGATCCCGGTCCGCACGCTGTCGGCCCGCGGCGAGGCCGACTGGACCGCGACCGACGTGGTCGCCGGCCCGACGGGCTCCCGGTTCACCGTGCGCGGTCCCGGCGGCGTGACGGTCGAGACCTCGGTCGGCCTGCCGGGCGACTTCAACGTCGCCAACGGCCTCGCCGCGATCGCGTCCGCCGCCGAGGCCGGCCACGACCTCGAGGCGGTCGCCGCCGGGCTGGCCGTGGCCGGCGGTGTGCCCGGACGCCTCGAGCGCGTCGACGACAGGGGACCGGTGCCGGTCTACGTCGACTACGCCCACAAGCCCGACGCCCTCGAGGCGGTGCTCCGCACGCTGCGGCCGGTCACCACCGGGCGGCTCGTCCTGGTGATCGGTGCCGGGGGCGACCGCGACCGCGGCAAGCGACCGGTGATGGGACGGATCGCGAGCGAGCTCGCCGACGTCGTCGTCGTCACCGACGACAACCCGCGCTCGGAGGACCCGGCCGCGATCCGCGACGAGGTGCTGCGCGGCGCGACCGGCGCTGCCGAGGTCGTCGAGATCGGCGACCGCCGCGCCGCGATCGCGGAGGCGCTCGACCGCGCCCGGCCCGGCGACCTGGTCGTCATCGCCGGGAAGGGCCACGAGACCGGCCAGGAGGTCGGCGGCGTGGTGCACCCGTTCGACGACCGCGAGGTCGCCCGCGAGCTGCTCGGAGGCTCCGCATGA
- a CDS encoding cell division protein FtsL: MSSTAPQLRHRVASRLDQLTAQRARLAVVPRPRAVRAPKVPFITLVSAILLAGIIGLLLFNTSMQQASFRETALEAQARDLSARQQALQLEVQDLSDDTRIARLAQALGMVIPTTPAGVVDLATGEIDGDPEPATREGALPLYPPAPERPDALDPDPVVVDPRQTDRSGVPDRDQDRGALRLREGRRSARR; this comes from the coding sequence ATGAGCAGCACCGCACCCCAGCTCCGCCACCGCGTCGCGTCGCGGCTGGACCAGCTCACCGCGCAACGGGCCCGGCTGGCGGTGGTCCCGCGGCCCCGGGCGGTCCGCGCTCCCAAGGTCCCGTTCATCACCCTGGTCAGCGCCATCCTGCTGGCCGGCATCATCGGCCTCCTCCTCTTCAACACGTCCATGCAGCAGGCGTCGTTCCGTGAGACCGCTCTGGAGGCGCAGGCCCGCGACCTCAGCGCGCGGCAGCAGGCGCTCCAGCTGGAGGTGCAGGACCTGTCCGACGACACCCGGATCGCCAGGCTCGCGCAGGCCCTGGGCATGGTCATCCCGACCACCCCGGCCGGCGTGGTCGACCTCGCCACCGGCGAGATCGACGGAGACCCCGAGCCCGCCACCCGCGAGGGCGCGCTGCCGCTCTACCCGCCGGCGCCGGAGCGCCCCGACGCGCTCGACCCCGACCCGGTCGTCGTCGACCCGCGGCAGACCGACCGCTCCGGCGTGCCGGACCGGGATCAGGACCGTGGGGCGCTTAGGTTGAGGGAAGGACGTCGCAGCGCCCGTCGCTGA
- the rsmH gene encoding 16S rRNA (cytosine(1402)-N(4))-methyltransferase RsmH: protein MTSPRHVPVLLDRVVALLTPALDHDGSVLVDCTLGLGGHSEAVLERCGLARVIGIDRDPNALELSRERLAPYGDRFTAVHAVYDEIPDVLADLGLDEVDGVLFDLGVSSMQLDLPERGFAYAVDAPLDMRMNPDAGLTAADVLNTYKPRELVRILKEYGEERNARRIVDAIVRERAKEPFTSSERLVALLYEAIPAPARRTGGHPAKRTFQALRMEVNDELRVLERAIPAAIDAIGVGGRVVVESYHSLEDRLVKRAFAAAVATDVPDDLPFVPEGHEPALRLVTRGAEQAPAEETATNPRAASVRLRAIERIRPGKGAAA, encoded by the coding sequence GTGACTTCCCCACGCCACGTCCCCGTCCTCCTCGACCGGGTCGTCGCTCTCCTCACGCCTGCGCTCGACCACGACGGCTCGGTCCTCGTCGACTGCACCCTCGGCCTCGGCGGCCACAGCGAGGCGGTCCTCGAGCGCTGCGGCCTCGCCCGGGTGATCGGCATCGACCGCGACCCCAACGCGCTCGAGCTCAGCCGCGAGCGGCTGGCGCCGTACGGCGACCGGTTCACCGCCGTGCACGCGGTTTATGACGAGATCCCCGACGTGCTCGCCGACCTCGGCCTCGACGAGGTCGACGGCGTGCTGTTCGACCTCGGCGTCTCGTCCATGCAGCTCGACCTGCCCGAGCGGGGCTTCGCGTACGCCGTCGACGCCCCGCTCGACATGAGGATGAACCCGGACGCGGGGCTCACCGCGGCCGACGTGCTCAACACCTACAAGCCGCGCGAGCTCGTGCGGATCCTCAAGGAGTACGGCGAGGAGCGCAACGCGCGCCGCATCGTCGACGCGATCGTCCGCGAGCGAGCGAAGGAGCCGTTCACCAGCTCGGAACGGCTCGTCGCGCTGCTCTACGAGGCGATCCCGGCACCCGCCCGCCGCACCGGCGGCCATCCGGCCAAGCGCACCTTCCAGGCGCTGCGGATGGAGGTCAACGACGAGCTGCGGGTGCTCGAGCGTGCGATCCCGGCGGCGATCGACGCGATCGGCGTCGGCGGCCGGGTGGTGGTCGAGTCCTACCACTCCCTGGAGGACCGGCTCGTCAAGCGGGCGTTCGCAGCGGCGGTCGCGACGGACGTCCCCGACGACCTGCCGTTCGTCCCCGAGGGCCACGAGCCCGCGCTGCGGCTGGTCACGCGAGGTGCCGAGCAGGCGCCCGCGGAGGAGACCGCCACCAACCCCCGGGCCGCCTCGGTGCGGCTGCGAGCGATCGAGCGCATCCGACCCGGCAAGGGAGCCGCCGCATGA
- the mraZ gene encoding division/cell wall cluster transcriptional repressor MraZ, protein MGTYTPKLDEKGRLFLPAKFRDRLAEGLVVTQGQENCLVVWPSDVFAQEADRAAARPMTSRAARNYARILFAGGDEGTPDKQGRIGIPAHLREYASLERDVVVIGVRDRLEIWNPAKWREFQEAALAEFTELDEDDD, encoded by the coding sequence ATGGGCACCTACACCCCGAAGCTCGACGAGAAGGGGCGCCTCTTCCTCCCGGCAAAGTTCAGGGATCGACTGGCGGAGGGCCTCGTGGTGACGCAGGGACAGGAGAACTGCCTCGTCGTCTGGCCCTCTGACGTCTTCGCGCAGGAGGCCGACCGGGCCGCCGCGCGGCCGATGACCAGCCGGGCAGCCCGCAACTACGCACGCATCCTCTTCGCCGGCGGCGACGAGGGCACCCCCGACAAGCAGGGCCGCATCGGCATCCCGGCGCACCTGCGTGAGTACGCCTCCCTCGAGCGCGACGTGGTCGTCATCGGCGTGCGCGACCGGCTCGAGATCTGGAACCCGGCCAAGTGGCGCGAGTTCCAGGAGGCCGCACTGGCCGAGTTCACCGAGCTCGACGAGGACGACGACTAG